One region of Populus trichocarpa isolate Nisqually-1 chromosome 4, P.trichocarpa_v4.1, whole genome shotgun sequence genomic DNA includes:
- the LOC7456799 gene encoding heat stress transcription factor A-2c: MAANLLQLDDPGTTSKISSSSNIKSPKTKCPAPFLSKTYDLIEEGGADGVVDHPHGKRIVSWNADGDGFIVWSPAEFSELTLPRFFKHNNFSSFIRQLNTYGFKKTSSKQWEFKHEKFLRGRRHLLVEITRKKCEPSTFPAYLEASNRESATLAMEESNRLILMEENRNLRREKMELEIQIAQFKALEMKLLDCLTQDMGSHQNKTRRLC, translated from the exons ATGGCAGCCAATTTACTGCAGCTTGATGATCCTGGCACAACAAGCAAGATCAGTTCTTCAAGCAACATCAAGTCTCCGAAGACAAAATGTCCTGCTCCATTTTTATCCAAGACTTATGACTTGATAGAAGAAGGTGGTGCAGATGGAGTTGTCGATCATCCTCATGGCAAGAGAATTGTTTCTTGGAATGCAGACGGAGATGGGTTTATAGTATGGTCTCCAGCTGAGTTCTCAGAGCTCACTTTACCCAGATTCTTCAAGCACAACAACTTCTCCAGCTTCATTCGTCAGCTTAACACCTAT GGATTCAAGAAAACATCATCGAAGCAATGGGAATTCAAGCATGAGAAGTTCTTGAGAGGGAGGAGGCACTTGCTGGTTGAGATCACTCGAAAGAAATGCGAGCCCAGCACGTTTCCAGCATATTTAGAGGCTTCTAATCGAGAGAGTGCAACGCTTGCCATGGAAGAAAGTAATCGTTTGATACTCATGGAGGAGAACAGGAAccttagaagagagaaaatggaACTAGAAATCCAAATAGCCCAATTCAAAGCTCTAGAAATGAAGTTGTTGGATTGCCTTACTCAAGACATGGGAAGCCACCAGAACAAAACTAGGAGGCTATGTTAA
- the LOC7477410 gene encoding E3 ubiquitin-protein ligase RMA1H1 — protein sequence MDFERYFAQGWKSVSSAAADSESFSGCFDCNICFDFANEPVVTLCGHLYCWPCIYKWLHVQSASLASDEHPQCPVCKADISHATMVPLYGRGQGSTEAEGKAPYRGMIIPPRPSACGAQGVMSNTSNTSQRLPYRNPYQSHNYNSNPYGSFEEASPSPLLNLGDPTMTGLQEPVVGMLREMVYARVFGAFPSSYHLTGTSSPRIRRHEMLAAKSLNRISIFLFCCFLLCLVVF from the coding sequence ATGGACTTTGAGCGATATTTTGCCCAGGGATGGAAATCAGTTTCAAGTGCAGCAGCCGACTCCGAAAGTTTTAGTGGCTGTTTTGACTGTAATATCTGTTTTGATTTTGCAAATGAGCCAGTAGTCACCCTCTGTGGCCACCTCTACTGCTGGCCCTGCATTTACAAGTGGCTCCATGTCCAGAGCGCCTCCCTTGCCTCTGATGAACATCCGCAATGCCCAGTATGCAAAGCTGATATATCTCACGCTACCATGGTCCCCCTCTATGGCCGTGGCCAAGGCTCAACTGAAGCTGAAGGCAAGGCACCATATAGGGGTATGATCATACCTCCCAGACCATCAGCTTGTGGTGCTCAAGGTGTCATGTCGAACACATCTAATACCAGCCAGCGGCTTCCATATCGTAATCCTTACCAGAGCCATAACTACAATTCTAATCCATATGGCAGTTTCGAAGAGGCTTCCCCATCACCATTACTTAACCTTGGAGACCCTACGATGACTGGTTTGCAGGAACCAGTTGTTGGGATGTTAAGGGAGATGGTTTATGCAAGGGTTTTCGGTGCATTTCCAAGCTCATATCACTTGACGGGAACTAGCAGCCCCAGGATAAGAAGGCATGAGATGCTGGCAGCCAAGTCATTGAACAGAATCTCGATTTTTCTCTTCTGCTGCTTTCTCCTATGCCTTGTTGTATTTTGA